The Bos indicus isolate NIAB-ARS_2022 breed Sahiwal x Tharparkar chromosome 28, NIAB-ARS_B.indTharparkar_mat_pri_1.0, whole genome shotgun sequence genome has a window encoding:
- the GPRIN2 gene encoding G protein-regulated inducer of neurite outgrowth 2 yields MRSSRPEPDAPEPLSAHPQPLSRSSSSLLGEGRGQRPEYRKRASSTVCQAQLGEAGTGAQVPEAEGQQAERVEQAQASSPQPQPSAVGHWRSSTVGNVSTVGGSDLCNPWDPSAATVQRSHSDLARSTQTRGHSGAQKASLSCSALGSLPVHGAQLQPSSTSGQSGQTPEGLERDLAPEDKTSNSAWTLESQVWVPPAALGGTVTHSSSPKATGQSATTSCHALSPAALLCGMREVGASSCCHGLPAPGILAFPKLVASVSESRLQAHHGVKLQCRFSGGLPGHSHCCAHPWGPTGLAMEPSARTKDMWTMTSASDLAPVLASPLSAQDAGVQAAPKAVCKAVATSPPLEAPVALRMFPEVTLEPSLAEAPSPVRDVRWDAEGMTWEVYGAAVDPEVLGVAIQKHLEMQFEQLQRAPASEDSLSAEGRRGPLRAVMQSLRHPSCCGCSSAAPE; encoded by the coding sequence ATGAGATCCAGCCGTCCTGAGCCGGATGCCCCGGAACCCCTCAGTGCCCACCCTCAGCCCCTGTCCCGAAGTTCCTCCAGCCTGCTGGGCGAAGGCCGGGGGCAGAGGCCAGAGTATCGCAAGAGGGCCAGCAGCACTGTATGTCAGGCCCAGCTGGGCGAGGCCGGCACCGGTGCCCAGGTCCCGGAGGCGGAGGGGCAGCAGGCTGAGCGCGTGGAGCAGGCACAGGCCTCCAGCCCCCAGCCGCAGCCCAGTGCCGTGGGCCACTGGCGTAGCAGCACTGTGGGCAACGTGTCCACCGTGGGCGGTAGTGACCTGTGTAACCCGTGGGACCCCAGCGCCGCCACTGTGCAGAGGAGCCACTCGGACCTGGCTCGCAGCACCCAGACCCGGGGCCACAGTGGTGCTCAAAAGGCCAGCCTCAGCTGCTCAGCCCTGGGCAGCTTGCCTGTCCATGGGGCTCAGTTGCAGCCCAGCAGCACCTCTGGCCAGAGTGGCCAGACCCCTGAAGGCTTGGAAAGGGACCTGGCTCCGGAGGACAAGACTTCAAACTCAGCCTGGACACTGGAGAGTCAGGTGTGGGTGCCACCAGCTGCCTTGGGAGGCACAGTGACCCACAGCAGCAGCCCCAAAGCCACCGGCCAGTCGGCCACCACCTCCTGCCATGCTTTGTCTCCAGCAGCCCTGCTCTGTGGCATGAGGGAGGTGGGGGCCAGCAGCTGCTGCCATGGCTTGCCTGCCCCAGGGATTCTGGCCTTTCCCAAACTAGTGGCCTCAGTGAGTGAATCTAGGCTGCAGGCTCACCATGGGGTGAAACTCCAATGTAGGTTTTCTGGGGGGCTTCCTGGGCATTCCCACTGCTGTGCCCACCCTTGGGGTCCCACAGGGTTAGCCATGGAGCCTAGTGCCAGGACCAAGGACATGTGGACCATGACCTCAGCAAGTGACCTGGCCCCAGTCTTGGCTTCCCCTCTGTCAGCGCAGGATGCTGGTGTGCAAGCTGCCCCCAAGGCAGTCTGCAAGGCAGTGGCCACCAGTCCGCCTCTGGAAGCCCCCGTGGCCCTGCGCATGTTCCCGGAGGTAACtctggagcccagcctggcagagGCGCCATCTCCTGTGCGGGACGTGCGATGGGACGCCGAGGGCATGACGTGGGAGGTGTACGGAGCTGCAGTGGACCCGGAGGTGCTCGGTGTGGCCATCCAGAAGCACCTAGAGATGCAGTTTGAGCAGCTGCAGCGGGCCCCTGCCAGCGAGGACAGCCTGTctgctgagggcaggagggggccgCTTCGAGCTGTCATGCAGTCCCTGCGGCACCCCAGCTGCTGTGGCTGCTCCAGTGCAGCCCCTGAGTGA